A stretch of the Shinella zoogloeoides genome encodes the following:
- a CDS encoding recombinase family protein, giving the protein MRSIAVIRCPEKGSPKGWKKVRKMKASGHSDPPSRKEYIKGQRSTAPTPQQNHAALYLRVSTPDQKPDLQYDGLRAYAERAGLTIVGEYCDIAVSGRREGRPRLNALMTRARNRELDCVLVWKFDRFARSTRHLLTALEEFDHLGVRFISLQDQIDTASPMGRAMFTIIGAMAELESSLISERVTAGMQAARARGKSLGRPKLSARVVKEIETLATSTDLSIRKIQAAVEGRASRGRIGEIVRQARSRNKGSIPALALGDHP; this is encoded by the coding sequence GTGCGGTCGATCGCTGTCATAAGATGTCCAGAAAAGGGTTCGCCGAAGGGGTGGAAAAAAGTGCGCAAAATGAAGGCTTCGGGACATAGCGATCCGCCGTCCAGAAAGGAATACATTAAAGGACAGCGCAGCACGGCACCCACGCCGCAGCAGAACCATGCGGCGCTCTATCTGCGGGTCTCCACCCCCGACCAGAAGCCCGACCTGCAATATGACGGCCTGCGTGCTTACGCCGAGCGCGCCGGTCTCACCATCGTCGGCGAATATTGCGACATTGCCGTTTCCGGCCGCCGCGAAGGGCGCCCCAGGCTCAACGCCCTGATGACCCGCGCTCGCAACCGCGAACTCGATTGTGTCCTGGTCTGGAAGTTCGACCGCTTCGCCCGCTCGACCCGCCATCTCCTGACGGCGCTTGAGGAATTCGACCATCTCGGCGTGCGCTTCATCAGCCTGCAGGACCAGATCGACACCGCAAGTCCCATGGGACGAGCGATGTTCACCATCATCGGCGCCATGGCCGAACTGGAATCCTCCCTGATCAGCGAGCGCGTCACCGCCGGTATGCAGGCCGCTCGCGCGCGAGGCAAATCCCTTGGCCGGCCAAAGTTGTCCGCTCGTGTGGTCAAGGAAATCGAAACGCTCGCGACATCCACGGATCTCAGCATCCGCAAGATACAGGCGGCTGTCGAAGGCCGGGCCAGCCGGGGACGCATTGGTGAGATCGTCAGGCAGGCAAGATCACGTAATAAAGGCAGCATACCCGCTTTGGCGCTGGGGGATCATCCATGA
- a CDS encoding Tn3 family transposase produces the protein MTAIDRTAYPHSGERLTRQELEHRYSLSEADLVFISSKARGASGRLTLAALLKARQDLGFFPAPADLHGETIAYLASQLGLADPQAGLVEAAGDKTLYRYRTAVWAFLDVVTYNERGEELLTAAITEAAATMSDPADLINLAIEVLGKASIDLPAFSTLDRLANHLRTKVHTTIYARIAERLVEEDAAFLDGLLVVAPGAVTTSFNRLKHAPGPARPETIKLWTERLGWLTDMLDPDPLLQEIAHTKRRQFAAEARGLEVSDLLDISRPGKRHTLILCLIQQARAQCRDELIEMLLRRVRKTQNAAREKLKSLQDEHREIEEKLITVLGQVLESTRQSETDMEVGRRIRAVLAERGGLDLLSEQCETVSAFHHNNDLPLLWPIHARVRALLFRLLDLMDIRSTTQDLSLLEALAIVIDNRSARRDELAYDIDLSFASQRWQSFVVKRRKAGVMLDRRAFEVCVFIHLADALQAGDLFIVGAETFDDYRTQLLTWSDCEARLADYCADLGLPRSGEEFAAWMKEQLMAATAAVDAGFPENTELSIDADGVPHLKQQKASSRPEGLVTFEAEVHARMRERHLLDILKDSTSWTAFTRHFGPPSGADPKVARALQRYILTVFGYGCNLGPVQTARHAVGIASADTLRRLNAQHIDTAKLEAAMTDLINAYDRFELPKLWGAGQAAIADGTHIPLRENNLLGSQHIRYGAYGGIAYHHIADNYVALFTTFIPCGVWEAIHILDGLLKNRSTVQPDTLHADTQGQSEPVFGLARLLGIKLMPRMRNWADVTFYRADRSASYQHIDALFGREIDWRLIETHWQDMMQVILSIQAGLVLPSMLLRKLSSHNRKNRLYQAFRELGRVERTLFLLRYISDPQVRRSIRAETTKIESFNDFLDWITFGGPVIKSGDPVEQEKQVKYASLVANAIMLSNVADLTDVINSMAADGLTVTPELAAALSPYARAKIRRFGKYSINMEDLPQPLNQAPLPFEIPL, from the coding sequence ATGACAGCGATCGACCGCACCGCCTACCCTCATTCCGGGGAGCGCCTCACCCGGCAGGAGCTGGAACACCGGTACAGTCTGAGCGAGGCCGATCTCGTCTTCATCAGCAGCAAGGCGCGCGGTGCTTCCGGCCGTCTGACATTGGCTGCTTTGCTGAAGGCACGACAGGATCTCGGATTCTTTCCGGCCCCGGCTGATCTCCACGGCGAAACGATCGCCTATCTTGCATCGCAGCTGGGCTTGGCCGATCCGCAGGCAGGCCTTGTTGAAGCCGCCGGCGACAAGACGCTTTACCGGTATCGAACGGCGGTCTGGGCCTTTCTCGATGTCGTGACTTATAACGAGAGGGGCGAGGAACTGCTGACGGCCGCGATCACGGAAGCGGCGGCGACGATGAGCGATCCGGCTGACCTGATCAATCTGGCGATCGAGGTTCTGGGCAAGGCGTCGATCGATCTGCCGGCGTTCAGCACGCTCGATCGGCTGGCCAATCACCTGCGCACGAAGGTTCATACGACGATCTATGCCCGGATCGCGGAGCGTCTGGTCGAGGAAGATGCCGCCTTTCTGGATGGGTTGCTGGTCGTGGCACCCGGTGCGGTGACAACCAGCTTCAATCGCCTCAAGCATGCGCCGGGTCCCGCCCGCCCGGAAACGATCAAGCTCTGGACGGAACGGCTTGGATGGCTGACTGACATGCTTGATCCCGACCCTCTCCTTCAGGAGATCGCCCATACCAAGCGACGGCAGTTTGCCGCCGAGGCTCGCGGCCTGGAGGTGAGCGATCTTCTCGATATCAGCCGGCCGGGCAAGCGCCATACGCTCATTCTGTGTCTGATCCAGCAGGCCCGCGCGCAGTGTCGCGATGAATTGATCGAGATGCTGCTGCGCCGGGTGCGCAAAACCCAGAACGCCGCCAGGGAAAAGCTGAAATCCCTGCAGGACGAGCACCGGGAGATCGAGGAGAAACTGATCACGGTATTGGGGCAGGTGCTGGAGAGCACCAGGCAGAGCGAAACCGACATGGAGGTTGGCCGTCGCATCAGGGCCGTATTGGCGGAACGCGGCGGGCTCGATCTTCTGTCGGAGCAATGCGAGACCGTCTCGGCCTTTCACCACAACAATGATCTGCCGCTCCTGTGGCCGATCCATGCCAGGGTTCGTGCGCTGCTGTTCAGGTTGCTCGACCTGATGGATATCAGGTCGACGACGCAGGACCTCAGCCTGCTGGAAGCGCTTGCCATCGTCATCGACAACAGGAGCGCCCGCCGGGACGAACTGGCCTATGATATCGACCTGTCGTTCGCCTCGCAGCGGTGGCAAAGCTTTGTGGTCAAGCGCCGCAAGGCGGGCGTCATGCTGGACCGGCGTGCCTTTGAAGTCTGTGTGTTCATCCATCTGGCCGATGCGCTGCAAGCAGGCGATCTTTTTATCGTCGGGGCCGAGACCTTCGATGATTACCGCACCCAGCTCCTGACCTGGTCGGACTGCGAGGCAAGACTGGCCGACTATTGCGCTGACCTTGGACTGCCGCGCTCCGGAGAGGAATTTGCCGCATGGATGAAGGAACAGCTGATGGCGGCCACCGCCGCCGTTGACGCAGGCTTTCCGGAAAATACCGAACTGAGCATCGATGCCGACGGCGTACCGCACCTCAAGCAGCAGAAGGCATCCAGCCGGCCAGAGGGGCTGGTAACCTTCGAAGCCGAAGTCCATGCCCGCATGCGCGAGCGACATCTGCTCGATATTCTGAAGGACAGTACCAGCTGGACCGCATTTACCCGCCACTTCGGGCCGCCTTCGGGTGCCGATCCGAAGGTGGCAAGGGCGCTGCAGCGCTATATCCTCACCGTGTTCGGTTATGGCTGCAATCTCGGTCCCGTCCAGACCGCCCGTCATGCTGTCGGCATCGCCAGCGCCGATACCCTGCGCCGGCTCAATGCCCAGCATATCGACACGGCCAAGCTCGAAGCCGCGATGACCGACCTGATCAATGCCTATGATCGTTTCGAGTTGCCGAAGCTGTGGGGCGCCGGTCAGGCAGCGATCGCAGATGGCACTCACATTCCGCTGCGCGAAAACAATCTGCTGGGCTCTCAGCATATCCGCTATGGCGCCTACGGCGGCATCGCCTACCACCATATCGCCGACAATTACGTCGCGCTGTTCACCACCTTCATTCCCTGCGGTGTCTGGGAAGCCATCCATATCCTCGACGGCCTCCTGAAAAACCGTTCGACTGTTCAGCCGGACACCCTGCATGCCGACACGCAGGGCCAGAGTGAACCTGTCTTCGGGCTGGCGCGTCTGCTTGGGATCAAGTTGATGCCGCGCATGCGCAACTGGGCGGATGTGACTTTCTATCGTGCCGACAGGTCGGCCTCCTACCAGCACATCGACGCGCTCTTCGGCCGCGAGATCGACTGGCGGCTGATCGAGACGCACTGGCAGGACATGATGCAAGTGATCCTCTCCATTCAGGCGGGTCTGGTGCTGCCCTCGATGTTGCTGCGAAAACTCAGCTCGCACAACCGCAAAAACCGGCTCTATCAGGCCTTCCGGGAACTCGGCCGGGTCGAAAGGACGTTATTCCTGTTGCGCTACATCTCCGATCCCCAGGTCCGGCGCTCCATTCGCGCCGAGACGACCAAAATTGAATCCTTCAATGACTTTCTCGACTGGATCACCTTCGGTGGCCCCGTCATCAAGAGCGGAGATCCGGTCGAGCAGGAAAAGCAGGTCAAATATGCAAGCCTCGTCGCCAATGCCATCATGCTATCCAACGTCGCCGACCTAACCGACGTCATCAACTCCATGGCTGCCGACGGTCTGACTGTCACGCCAGAGCTCGCAGCCGCCCTAAGCCCCTACGCGCGAGCGAAAATCCGGCGCTTCGGGAAATACTCAATCAACATGGAGGATCTCCCTCAACCACTCAATCAGGCCCCTCTGCCGTTTGAAATTCCCTTGTGA